In one window of Borrelia anserina Es DNA:
- a CDS encoding glucose-6-phosphate isomerase, producing MLNYINLNKLKSFQELKQTNPETLKNTLDEKRIKAYDIKIEGHHVHYNYATKQINENHLKIFQSLSDEANLIKKYKEIINGQHINISENRKVLHHLTRGQLGIKVIENNENMREFFERELKRIFEFAKQVQNGSIKSTNDKVFKNVVQIGIGGSSLGPKALYTAIKNYAKHKNLHLMKAYFISNVDPDEAEEVLSEIELQETLFIIVSKSGTTLETASNMQFLIKKLKDNGIKEYQKQIIIITSKGSTLALEKEYLEYFFMHDSIGGRFSPTSAVGLTLITLCFTENITKEILKGAHEVDKKALNKNVRENAPLLAALISIYESNILNYSSNCIIAYSKAMENFYLHLQQLEMESNGKSVNRFGEKIDYKTVRIIWGGIGTDVQHSFFQMLHQGTEIVPMDLISFSESQLKQDIIVEETSNNDKLKANLIAQIIAFSFGKKDTNKNKNFEGERPSALIYSKELTPYTVGAILSHYENKVMFEGFLLNINSFDQEGVQLGKVISTKILKNNNLKDEIIKSYTKVLQ from the coding sequence ATGCTTAATTACATAAATCTTAATAAACTTAAAAGTTTTCAGGAATTAAAGCAAACCAATCCCGAAACACTAAAGAACACTTTAGATGAGAAACGAATAAAAGCATACGACATTAAAATAGAAGGACATCATGTACATTATAACTATGCTACAAAACAAATCAACGAGAATCACCTAAAAATATTTCAAAGCTTAAGTGATGAAGCAAATCTAATAAAAAAATATAAAGAAATCATTAACGGCCAACATATTAATATCAGCGAAAATAGAAAAGTTTTGCACCATTTGACAAGAGGGCAACTTGGTATAAAAGTTATAGAGAACAATGAAAATATGAGAGAATTCTTTGAAAGAGAACTTAAAAGAATTTTTGAATTTGCAAAACAAGTTCAAAACGGATCAATTAAGAGCACAAATGACAAGGTCTTTAAAAATGTAGTACAAATTGGAATTGGCGGTTCAAGTCTTGGTCCAAAAGCACTATATACTGCAATCAAAAACTATGCTAAGCATAAAAATTTACATCTGATGAAAGCCTACTTTATTTCAAATGTTGACCCAGACGAAGCAGAAGAAGTTTTAAGCGAAATTGAACTTCAAGAAACCCTATTTATCATAGTATCAAAAAGCGGAACTACATTAGAAACAGCATCTAATATGCAATTTTTAATCAAAAAATTAAAAGATAATGGAATCAAAGAATACCAAAAACAAATTATAATCATCACCTCAAAAGGAAGTACACTAGCACTTGAGAAAGAATATCTTGAATACTTTTTTATGCACGATTCAATTGGTGGAAGATTCTCACCAACATCAGCTGTTGGTCTTACACTAATTACCCTTTGCTTTACAGAAAATATTACAAAAGAAATATTAAAAGGGGCCCATGAAGTTGATAAAAAAGCACTAAACAAAAATGTAAGAGAAAATGCTCCTCTTTTAGCAGCACTAATTAGCATATATGAAAGTAATATCCTAAATTACAGCAGCAACTGTATTATCGCATATTCAAAAGCAATGGAAAACTTTTATCTTCATCTGCAACAACTTGAAATGGAAAGCAACGGGAAAAGTGTAAACAGATTCGGAGAAAAAATTGATTATAAAACAGTAAGAATCATTTGGGGAGGTATCGGAACAGATGTCCAACATTCATTCTTCCAAATGCTTCACCAAGGAACTGAGATAGTACCAATGGATTTAATAAGTTTTAGTGAATCTCAACTAAAGCAAGATATCATTGTAGAAGAAACATCAAACAATGATAAGTTAAAAGCAAATTTAATAGCTCAAATAATTGCCTTTTCTTTCGGAAAAAAAGATACAAACAAAAACAAAAATTTTGAAGGCGAGAGACCTTCTGCATTAATATACTCAAAAGAACTTACACCTTATACAGTAGGTGCAATACTATCTCACTATGAAAATAAGGTAATGTTTGAAGGATTTTTACTAAATATAAACTCATTCGACCAAGAGGGAGTTCAACTTGGTAAAGTCATCTCAACTAAAATTTTAAAAAACAATAACTTAAAAGATGAAATAATAAAATCTTACACTAAAGTACTTCAATAA
- a CDS encoding ParB N-terminal domain-containing protein has translation MLIDLEQIKIKRRIRQNIGDTTTLKESIKKHGLIYPIIIDKDKNLIAGFRRYQVLKELGYKEVDVKVIPIEDKKTLLEIELDENNVRKSFTKSEAETGEEQLKNYSEKNIIIRFIKLVILKIKKFFKHKKQNKI, from the coding sequence ATGTTAATAGACTTAGAACAAATAAAAATTAAAAGACGAATCAGACAAAATATAGGAGATACCACAACTCTTAAAGAAAGCATAAAAAAACATGGTTTAATCTATCCAATAATAATAGATAAAGACAAAAATCTAATAGCAGGCTTTAGAAGGTATCAAGTATTAAAAGAACTTGGATATAAAGAAGTCGATGTTAAGGTAATTCCCATAGAAGATAAAAAAACTCTACTTGAGATTGAACTTGATGAGAATAATGTCAGAAAATCATTTACAAAAAGTGAAGCAGAGACAGGAGAAGAGCAACTAAAAAATTATTCTGAAAAAAACATAATAATAAGATTTATAAAACTTGTTATACTCAAAATAAAAAAATTCTTTAAACACAAAAAACAAAATAAAATTTAA
- a CDS encoding L-cystine transporter, giving the protein MHTTIIYILINITIMLTLIGFLYFLHKKHVSFTKRLIIALVLGIVFGMTMKYCYESESTILKETIKWINILGIGYIRLIKMLVIPLILVSITSAIVKLTNNKDIWKMSLSVIFILIFTAGIAAIIGVCTSLFFKLTAEGLQSGIDEIIQGKKLNQKLESLQETPITQKLSELIPENIFADMAGIRPNSTIGIVIFAALVGIVALRVAKKKPESIEFFKQIISTAQDLTSGMIALILKSTPYAILAMITKISATNDISSIMKLGKFALASYVAISITLLMHMTLIALNRLNPIIFIKKAWPVLTFAFISRSSAATIPINIEVQTKQLGVSEGIANLASAFGSSIGQNGCAALHPAMLAIMIAPTQGINPTDPLFLLQLIGIIIIASFGAAGAGGGATITSLMVLSSMNLPVELVGLLISIEPLIDMGRTSVNVSDSMVAGVITAKNLNQLNINIYNNQNEIEK; this is encoded by the coding sequence ATGCATACAACGATAATATACATATTAATAAATATTACAATCATGCTTACATTAATAGGATTTTTATACTTCCTACACAAAAAACACGTCTCATTTACAAAAAGACTAATTATAGCCTTAGTATTAGGAATAGTCTTTGGAATGACTATGAAATACTGCTATGAATCAGAATCAACAATATTAAAAGAAACTATTAAATGGATTAATATCTTAGGCATAGGATATATAAGACTTATTAAAATGCTGGTAATACCACTCATACTAGTTTCAATAACATCTGCTATAGTAAAACTAACAAATAATAAAGATATTTGGAAAATGAGCTTATCGGTAATCTTCATACTTATATTTACAGCAGGAATTGCTGCAATAATTGGAGTTTGCACATCTCTCTTCTTTAAGTTAACAGCAGAAGGACTCCAATCTGGAATAGATGAAATTATACAAGGCAAAAAACTAAATCAAAAACTTGAAAGCCTACAAGAAACCCCAATTACACAAAAATTATCAGAACTCATCCCCGAAAATATATTTGCAGATATGGCAGGCATAAGACCAAATTCAACAATTGGAATAGTAATATTTGCTGCCTTAGTAGGAATCGTTGCTCTTAGGGTTGCAAAGAAAAAACCAGAATCAATAGAATTTTTCAAACAAATAATATCCACAGCGCAAGATTTAACCTCAGGAATGATAGCTTTAATTTTAAAGTCAACACCTTATGCCATACTAGCAATGATCACAAAAATATCAGCAACAAACGATATTTCAAGCATCATGAAACTTGGGAAATTCGCACTTGCTTCTTATGTTGCTATTAGCATTACACTTTTAATGCACATGACACTAATTGCACTCAACAGATTAAATCCAATTATCTTCATCAAAAAAGCATGGCCAGTATTAACATTTGCATTCATATCTCGTTCTAGCGCAGCAACAATACCCATTAATATAGAAGTACAAACTAAACAACTAGGAGTCAGTGAGGGAATTGCAAATCTTGCAAGTGCATTTGGATCATCCATTGGGCAAAACGGTTGTGCAGCGCTACATCCTGCCATGCTAGCAATCATGATTGCTCCTACCCAAGGAATAAACCCAACAGATCCTTTATTCTTACTCCAACTTATAGGAATAATAATAATAGCCTCATTTGGAGCAGCCGGAGCTGGAGGAGGCGCAACAATAACATCCTTAATGGTTTTATCATCAATGAACCTACCCGTTGAGCTTGTTGGCCTATTAATATCTATCGAACCCTTAATTGACATGGGCAGAACATCTGTTAATGTCAGCGATTCAATGGTTGCAGGAGTAATAACAGCCAAAAACCTTAATCAATTAAACATCAATATTTATAACAATCAAAATGAAATAGAAAAATAA
- a CDS encoding CoA-disulfide reductase: protein MKIIIIGGTAAGTSAAAKAKRINKELNITIYEKTDITSFGACGLPYFIGGFFDEPNKMIARTPDEFAQNGISILTEHEVIKVDTKNNTLKVKDLQTKQIFNDNYDKLMIATGGNPIIPPISNIKLKNFYTLRNMKDGKEIRELLKKKDIKDIVIIGAGYIGIEMVEAAKALEKNVRIIQLDKRILTGSFDKEITDIMEEELIKNNVLLHTDEFVKSLIGNKKVEGIVTNKSEYKADLVILSTGIKPATEFLEGQLKTLKNGAIIVNEYGETNIKNIFSAGDCATIYNIVSKQNDYIPLATTANKLGKVIGENLAGRRVSFKGTLGSASIKVLSLEAARAGLTEQTALRLGIKYKTVFIKDKNHTNYYPNQEDLYIKLIYNESTKEIIGAQIVGKNGAAIRMHALSLAIYSRLTTNELGMMDFAYSPPFSKTWDALNIVGNAAK, encoded by the coding sequence ATGAAAATAATAATTATTGGAGGAACCGCTGCAGGTACCAGTGCCGCTGCAAAAGCAAAACGAATAAATAAAGAGTTAAACATCACCATTTATGAGAAGACAGATATTACATCTTTCGGAGCTTGTGGGCTACCATATTTCATTGGAGGATTCTTTGATGAACCTAACAAAATGATAGCTAGAACTCCTGATGAATTCGCACAAAATGGAATATCAATACTTACTGAACATGAAGTAATCAAAGTAGATACAAAAAATAATACCCTTAAAGTAAAGGATCTTCAAACAAAACAGATATTCAATGATAATTATGATAAACTAATGATCGCAACAGGAGGTAACCCTATCATCCCTCCAATTAGCAACATTAAACTGAAAAACTTTTATACTCTAAGAAATATGAAAGATGGAAAGGAAATACGAGAACTTTTAAAGAAAAAAGATATAAAAGATATAGTAATAATTGGAGCTGGATATATTGGAATCGAAATGGTAGAAGCTGCCAAAGCCTTAGAAAAAAATGTAAGAATAATTCAACTAGATAAACGAATCTTAACTGGATCGTTTGACAAAGAAATCACTGATATAATGGAAGAAGAATTAATAAAAAACAATGTTTTACTACACACAGACGAATTTGTAAAAAGCCTAATAGGAAACAAAAAAGTCGAAGGAATAGTTACAAATAAATCTGAATACAAGGCAGATCTCGTAATCCTTTCTACGGGAATAAAACCTGCCACTGAATTTTTAGAAGGACAACTTAAAACCTTAAAAAATGGCGCAATAATTGTTAATGAATATGGCGAGACCAATATAAAAAACATCTTCTCTGCAGGTGACTGCGCTACAATTTATAATATTGTAAGTAAACAAAATGATTATATCCCTCTTGCAACAACAGCTAATAAACTAGGAAAGGTAATCGGTGAAAATCTGGCAGGAAGACGCGTTTCTTTTAAAGGAACACTAGGATCTGCATCAATTAAAGTACTGTCTCTTGAAGCAGCCAGAGCCGGTCTTACAGAACAAACCGCCTTAAGGCTTGGAATTAAATATAAAACAGTATTCATAAAAGATAAAAACCATACAAATTATTATCCAAATCAAGAAGATTTATATATTAAATTGATATACAATGAATCAACAAAAGAAATAATTGGGGCACAAATAGTTGGCAAGAATGGAGCTGCGATAAGAATGCACGCATTATCCCTTGCTATTTACTCAAGACTCACAACAAATGAACTTGGAATGATGGATTTTGCATACTCCCCACCATTCTCTAAAACCTGGGATGCATTAAATATTGTAGGCAATGCAGCAAAATAA